One Paraburkholderia sp. PREW-6R genomic region harbors:
- a CDS encoding CPBP family glutamic-type intramembrane protease: MRTINDSARAFIDLAKLGRTSLWAIALTLLLISFINTISAFGILAFSPADVQSAFYRKLSVINLLESLFTGAAGIGGIAGFWLACRFILRRPYVSIVSAGLKFSVPRVLLGMALFLPALVVSVIASSVYFWVRFGTWQPPLGGFNSNPHVFGFGPILSLFAGPVAIGVFAFGEEQFFRGWLTQTLGQFIRVPAVVVTVVAVSFAIYHTQYDLPVKAAVFFHSIGFSVLSLRDQRLELALGAHTMLNTCVALLIPTFFVSAHPHVNLPNAIYMSHTILILDIIVFALIRGALPFALMYWFLQKTNGWFEPKPATEVADVQPA; encoded by the coding sequence ATGAGAACCATCAATGATTCCGCACGGGCCTTTATCGATCTGGCCAAGCTAGGACGAACCAGTTTATGGGCTATCGCGTTGACGCTGTTGCTTATCAGTTTTATCAACACCATCAGCGCATTTGGTATCCTGGCGTTCTCACCTGCCGACGTTCAGTCAGCGTTTTACAGAAAGTTAAGCGTCATCAATCTGCTTGAATCTTTGTTCACTGGTGCCGCCGGAATCGGCGGTATCGCTGGATTCTGGCTCGCCTGCCGTTTCATTCTACGCCGCCCGTATGTGTCTATCGTTTCTGCCGGGCTTAAATTCAGCGTTCCGCGTGTCCTGCTCGGCATGGCGCTTTTCTTACCCGCGTTGGTAGTATCAGTCATTGCGAGCTCGGTTTATTTCTGGGTACGTTTCGGCACGTGGCAACCGCCGCTTGGGGGATTCAATTCGAATCCGCACGTTTTCGGGTTCGGTCCGATTCTCAGTCTCTTTGCCGGGCCTGTCGCAATAGGTGTGTTCGCGTTTGGTGAGGAGCAATTTTTTCGTGGATGGCTGACGCAGACCCTTGGGCAGTTTATCCGCGTTCCGGCTGTTGTCGTGACAGTCGTGGCCGTTTCGTTTGCGATCTACCACACGCAATACGACTTGCCCGTTAAGGCGGCGGTGTTCTTTCATTCTATCGGTTTTTCAGTGTTGAGCCTGCGCGATCAACGTCTGGAACTGGCTCTCGGTGCGCACACAATGCTAAACACGTGCGTCGCACTGCTGATACCAACGTTTTTCGTGTCCGCGCATCCGCATGTGAATCTTCCGAATGCGATTTACATGAGTCACACGATACTGATACTCGACATCATTGTTTTTGCGCTGATTAGAGGCGCGCTGCCGTTCGCGCTGATGTACTGGTTTCTTCAAAAGACAAACGGATGGTTCGAGCCAAAGCCCGCAACCGAAGTTGCGGACGTTCAACCTGCGTGA
- a CDS encoding alcohol dehydrogenase catalytic domain-containing protein — protein sequence MAASGNRAVTFMGPMKMELQTFDYPKLITPTGKKANHGAILKIVTTNICGSDQHIYHGRFAAPKGMVMGHEMTGEVVEVGPDVEFIRKGDICSVPFNVSCGRCRNCKERHTDVCMNVNDTVDCGAYGFNLGGWQGGQSDYLMVPYADWNLLSFPDKDQAMEKIRDLTLLSDILPTGFHGLMEAGARVGSTVYIAGAGPVGRCAAAGARLIGASCIIVADTNRARLDLLSNNGCEVVDLTKDTPVADQIEAILGKREVDCGVDCVGLEAHGCGPEANSEHSEAVINTLLEVVRAGGAMGVPGIYTDADPKASTDLTKKGQLPIDFGKAWIKSPKLTAGQAPVMHYNRDLMMAILWDRMPYLGAMLNTEIIKLEQAPEAYKTFSDGSPKKFVIDPHGSVKKAA from the coding sequence ATGGCTGCGAGCGGCAATCGCGCAGTAACGTTCATGGGTCCGATGAAGATGGAGTTGCAGACTTTCGACTATCCGAAACTGATCACGCCGACAGGCAAGAAAGCCAATCACGGCGCGATCCTCAAGATCGTGACGACGAATATCTGCGGTAGCGATCAGCACATCTACCATGGCCGCTTCGCCGCGCCCAAGGGGATGGTGATGGGGCATGAGATGACCGGGGAAGTGGTCGAAGTCGGTCCGGACGTCGAGTTCATCAGGAAGGGCGATATATGTTCGGTCCCGTTCAACGTTTCTTGTGGACGCTGCCGCAACTGCAAGGAGCGGCACACCGATGTGTGCATGAACGTTAATGACACGGTCGATTGCGGCGCTTACGGCTTCAATCTCGGCGGCTGGCAGGGTGGCCAGTCCGACTACCTGATGGTGCCTTACGCCGATTGGAACCTGTTGTCTTTCCCGGACAAGGACCAGGCCATGGAGAAAATCCGGGATCTCACACTGTTATCGGACATCCTTCCGACCGGCTTCCATGGTCTGATGGAGGCCGGGGCCAGAGTGGGCTCGACGGTCTATATCGCCGGAGCCGGGCCGGTGGGTCGGTGCGCCGCGGCGGGCGCGCGCCTCATCGGCGCGTCCTGCATCATCGTGGCCGATACCAACCGGGCGCGGTTGGACCTGCTCAGTAATAATGGCTGCGAGGTGGTCGATCTCACCAAGGACACGCCGGTGGCCGACCAGATCGAAGCGATCCTGGGCAAGCGGGAGGTGGATTGCGGCGTGGATTGCGTCGGACTGGAGGCGCACGGCTGTGGTCCGGAGGCGAACAGCGAGCACTCGGAGGCGGTAATCAACACGCTTCTCGAAGTAGTACGGGCCGGTGGCGCGATGGGCGTCCCCGGCATTTACACCGACGCCGACCCGAAGGCGAGCACCGATCTGACCAAAAAAGGCCAGCTTCCCATTGATTTCGGCAAAGCCTGGATCAAATCGCCGAAACTGACGGCCGGCCAGGCGCCCGTCATGCACTACAACCGCGACCTGATGATGGCGATTCTGTGGGATCGGATGCCATATCTTGGCGCCATGCTCAACACCGAGATCATCAAGCTGGAGCAGGCGCCCGAGGCGTACAAGACGTTCAGCGATGGCTCGCCCAAAAAGTTCGTCATCGATCCACACGGCAGCGTGAAGAAAGCCGCATAG
- a CDS encoding SDR family NAD(P)-dependent oxidoreductase, with protein MEHSVALVTGTTSGVGYEAARMLASNGYREVIVTGRSLARVQETAAQLAAQTRTQVFTPLELELDEPASVQSALAELEKRGRPIDFLLLNAGMVPGKERVITAAGVEASQAPLIGHHQLTVGLLRANLLSPNARIVIAGAEPARGGVPMFRYTDVDALAARYHEGDLTAAMEALLRNGPHVKYVPNNAYADAKLMVAWWTAALARRLPSGMAVFAVSPGAATATQVGRNAGWAVKYLMIPIVNLLPGMNQTPETAARRYLQASEFGADVSGQFFASAKGKFTGPIEAQRQPHLLDGANQEAAWQAVVNVSGVNWSSADFLRAVPERAAVAATKIGG; from the coding sequence ATGGAACATTCAGTCGCGCTCGTTACCGGCACCACCTCCGGGGTCGGTTATGAAGCTGCTCGCATGCTCGCCAGCAACGGCTACCGCGAGGTCATCGTCACCGGGCGCAGCCTGGCCCGGGTCCAGGAAACGGCCGCTCAGCTTGCGGCTCAGACCAGAACACAGGTTTTCACGCCGCTGGAATTGGAGCTGGACGAGCCGGCCAGCGTTCAATCCGCCCTCGCCGAACTCGAAAAGCGAGGTCGGCCGATTGATTTTCTACTGCTCAACGCCGGAATGGTGCCCGGTAAAGAGCGGGTGATCACTGCGGCGGGCGTCGAGGCTTCTCAGGCTCCGCTCATCGGCCATCATCAATTAACTGTCGGCTTACTCCGCGCCAATCTGCTGAGCCCCAACGCGCGAATTGTAATTGCCGGCGCGGAGCCCGCCCGCGGGGGTGTACCCATGTTCAGGTACACCGACGTGGACGCACTTGCTGCGAGATACCACGAAGGCGACCTGACCGCTGCGATGGAAGCCCTGTTGCGCAACGGGCCTCACGTAAAGTATGTGCCCAACAATGCGTACGCTGACGCGAAACTCATGGTTGCCTGGTGGACTGCGGCGCTTGCGCGTCGGCTGCCCTCTGGCATGGCCGTGTTCGCCGTCTCGCCCGGCGCGGCAACCGCCACCCAGGTGGGACGAAACGCTGGCTGGGCGGTGAAATATCTGATGATCCCAATCGTGAACCTCCTTCCCGGCATGAATCAGACGCCGGAGACGGCGGCCCGCCGGTACCTTCAGGCGTCGGAGTTCGGAGCCGACGTCTCAGGGCAATTCTTCGCCTCGGCCAAAGGGAAATTCACAGGCCCAATTGAGGCGCAGCGCCAGCCGCACCTCCTCGATGGCGCCAATCAGGAAGCCGCGTGGCAGGCCGTTGTCAATGTTTCTGGCGTCAACTGGTCATCTGCGGATTTCTTGCGCGCGGTGCCTGAACGAGCGGCGGTCGCGGCGACGAAAATCGGCGGGTGA